The following coding sequences are from one Phycisphaerae bacterium window:
- a CDS encoding bifunctional nuclease family protein has protein sequence MDVEVELSRIIINETSDQQVIVLKERHGERAFPIVIGIVEIFAIDRRLKDIRPPRPMTHDLLENILENLGVKLEKVVITDLRNHTFYANIHLNSNGKTIQIDSRPSDAIALGIASNAPIYVAEQVFEKTSQ, from the coding sequence ATGGACGTTGAAGTCGAATTATCGCGAATAATCATTAATGAAACATCCGACCAGCAGGTAATCGTTTTAAAAGAACGGCACGGCGAGCGCGCCTTCCCCATCGTCATAGGCATAGTCGAGATTTTTGCAATCGACCGCCGGCTGAAAGACATCAGGCCGCCGCGACCAATGACGCACGATTTATTAGAGAATATATTAGAAAATCTCGGCGTCAAATTAGAAAAGGTAGTTATAACCGACCTGCGCAATCACACTTTCTACGCGAACATACACCTGAACTCAAACGGCAAAACTATCCAAATTGACTCCCGCCCTTCCGACGCGATTGCGCTGGGTATCGCTTCGAACGCCCCTATTTACGTTGCCGAGCAAGTCTTCGAAAAAACTTCCCAGTAG
- the mutL gene encoding DNA mismatch repair endonuclease MutL, with the protein MAQIVVLDQNMINMIAAGEVIERPASVVKELMENSIDAGATKITVSIEDGGRKLISVTDNGCGMDAKDLATAFESHTTSKIKTSKDLQSISTLGFRGEALASIASVAQVRAISRTKGSASGNCIEIDCGNKGSISPANADYGTTIQVRDLFYKLPARRKFLKTANTEMGHITEYFTRIALANGNLDMVLNHNGKELYRLSGKQDLRQRIAELLSSEFGENLIEAESSEKDLHISALLGKPGISRTNNKFQYVFLNGRFIRDKFISHAIKEAYRGCIEQDRFPVVFLFIRMPCENYDVNVHPTKIEVRFYNANLIHSQVLGALREKLLGTNLQTQAKLPSVESPRREGPSPSGYRSREIADAMAEFFKKHRAVQTQQQFDLPAKNRFEPLHPPARQITESQKGLLQIHDSYIVAEADDGFIIVDQHALHERIIYEDLCGRIQKSSLESQKLLIPESFQLTDAQADALDANAELLEKLGIEIAPFGPRTFAIQAFPTLLAKASPLDFVQDLIDLLSDKGVGLDAEKLLDEILNMVACKAAVKAGTKLTGSEMEQLLADKEKTERLSRCPHGRPTIIKFTLAELEKQFKRT; encoded by the coding sequence ATGGCCCAAATCGTCGTTCTTGACCAGAATATGATTAATATGATTGCGGCCGGCGAGGTGATTGAACGCCCTGCCAGCGTGGTCAAGGAACTGATGGAAAACAGCATCGATGCCGGCGCAACAAAAATAACTGTCTCCATCGAAGATGGAGGCAGAAAACTCATATCTGTCACCGACAACGGCTGCGGAATGGATGCCAAAGACCTGGCAACGGCTTTTGAATCGCATACCACAAGCAAAATCAAAACCAGTAAAGACCTGCAGAGCATATCGACGCTCGGCTTCAGAGGTGAAGCCCTGGCAAGCATTGCCTCGGTAGCACAAGTCAGAGCTATAAGCAGAACAAAAGGTTCCGCTTCTGGAAATTGCATTGAAATCGACTGCGGAAATAAAGGCAGCATCAGCCCGGCCAACGCGGATTACGGCACAACAATCCAGGTCAGGGATCTGTTCTACAAACTGCCGGCCAGACGTAAATTTCTCAAAACCGCCAACACAGAGATGGGACACATCACTGAGTATTTCACGCGCATCGCATTGGCAAACGGCAATCTTGATATGGTTCTGAATCACAACGGCAAAGAGCTTTATCGGCTGTCAGGCAAACAAGACCTTCGCCAGCGCATAGCCGAGCTGCTTTCTTCCGAATTTGGTGAAAATTTAATTGAAGCCGAAAGCAGCGAAAAAGACCTGCACATTTCCGCTTTGCTGGGTAAGCCCGGCATTTCAAGAACGAACAATAAATTCCAATACGTATTTCTGAACGGCCGATTTATCCGTGACAAATTTATCTCGCACGCAATCAAGGAGGCGTATCGCGGCTGCATTGAGCAGGATAGATTTCCCGTGGTCTTTTTGTTTATCCGGATGCCCTGCGAAAATTACGATGTCAACGTCCATCCTACGAAGATTGAGGTGCGTTTTTATAATGCCAATTTGATTCATTCGCAGGTCCTCGGTGCTTTGCGGGAAAAACTTTTAGGAACAAATCTCCAAACACAGGCGAAACTGCCGTCCGTAGAAAGCCCGCGAAGAGAAGGACCTTCGCCATCAGGCTACCGGAGTCGGGAAATCGCTGACGCAATGGCAGAATTTTTCAAAAAGCACAGGGCTGTCCAGACGCAGCAGCAATTTGACCTGCCGGCAAAAAACCGCTTCGAACCGCTCCATCCTCCTGCCAGGCAAATAACTGAAAGTCAAAAAGGACTTTTACAAATACATGACAGCTATATTGTTGCAGAAGCCGATGACGGATTTATCATCGTTGACCAGCACGCGCTTCACGAACGTATAATATATGAGGATTTGTGCGGGCGAATACAAAAAAGCAGCCTCGAATCACAGAAACTGCTGATACCCGAAAGTTTCCAGCTGACCGATGCGCAGGCCGACGCTCTTGACGCCAATGCAGAACTGCTCGAAAAGCTGGGTATTGAGATTGCACCGTTCGGCCCCAGAACCTTCGCTATACAGGCATTTCCCACCCTGCTGGCAAAAGCATCGCCTCTCGATTTTGTTCAGGATTTAATCGATTTACTCTCCGATAAAGGCGTGGGCCTTGATGCGGAAAAATTACTCGATGAGATTTTGAATATGGTTGCGTGCAAGGCGGCTGTCAAGGCCGGCACGAAACTGACTGGCAGCGAAATGGAACAGCTGCTTGCGGATAAAGAAAAAACCGAAAGACTAAGCCGCTGTCCCCACGGCAGACCGACAATTATAAAATTTACCCTGGCAGAACTGGAAAAACAATTCAAGCGAACCTGA
- a CDS encoding ATP-binding cassette domain-containing protein: MAIIGMQDVSVGFGGRPLLEHINLQIQAGERICLLGRNGVGKTTLMKLITGEVLPEKGDVSRVPQLTVTCLTQDVPDNLNGTVFEFVSEGLGECGKLLAQYHFVSHQLALDHDNKSLLTKLDKLQHSLDTENGWQMDRYVENIIEHMELDAETQAASLSAGMKRRVLLAQALVRNPDVLLLDEPTNHIDIEAVTWIEDFLAGYKGTLIFVSHDRVFVRKLAKRIIELDRGRAVSYFCDYETFLVRRDNANEAQAAEDALFDKKLAQEEVWIRKGIKARRTRSKSRVRALKKMRNERSLRRKKIGNARMQLQDVQQSGRLVIEAKDISFAYLAEKPIISKFSATIMRGDKIGVVGPNSSGKTTLLRVLLKELSVQQGTVRHGTNLEIAYFDQLHAQLEYEKSVYENIADGNERVVVNGRPRHVIGYLQDFLFTPDQSRSPLSNLSGGERNRLLLAKLFTRPANVLVLDEPTNDLDIETLDLLEELLLEYPGTVLMVSHDRQFLNNVVTSIMAMEGNGVINEYVGGYDDWLRQKKALPKPEPQQSPAKGVKAVPPKEQVRKLTFKEKKELKGLPALIEKLESEQRQLYEVMADPAFYKKGSEVVAASTRAGELKKQLDEVYARWQELEALQ; this comes from the coding sequence ATGGCAATAATAGGAATGCAGGATGTGAGCGTTGGTTTTGGCGGCCGGCCATTGCTTGAACATATAAATTTGCAGATACAGGCAGGCGAACGGATTTGTCTGCTCGGCCGCAATGGCGTGGGAAAAACGACGCTGATGAAGCTCATTACGGGCGAAGTTTTGCCCGAAAAAGGCGATGTTTCGCGTGTGCCGCAGCTTACGGTGACGTGCTTGACACAGGATGTGCCGGATAATCTGAATGGGACGGTGTTTGAGTTTGTTTCCGAGGGGCTGGGGGAATGCGGAAAGCTGCTGGCGCAGTATCATTTTGTCAGCCATCAGCTCGCCCTTGACCACGATAACAAATCGCTGCTGACTAAGCTTGATAAACTGCAGCACTCGCTCGATACAGAAAACGGCTGGCAGATGGACCGGTATGTCGAGAATATTATTGAACACATGGAACTGGATGCCGAGACGCAAGCGGCGAGCCTTTCGGCTGGGATGAAACGGCGGGTATTGCTGGCACAGGCGCTCGTTCGCAATCCCGATGTGCTGCTGCTCGATGAGCCGACTAACCATATCGATATCGAAGCGGTGACGTGGATTGAGGATTTTCTGGCCGGTTATAAAGGGACGCTGATTTTTGTCAGCCATGACCGGGTATTCGTCAGGAAGCTCGCGAAGCGCATCATCGAGCTTGATAGGGGCCGGGCAGTAAGTTATTTTTGCGATTATGAAACATTCCTCGTTCGCAGGGATAACGCCAATGAAGCACAGGCGGCCGAGGATGCGCTGTTCGATAAAAAGCTGGCGCAGGAAGAGGTGTGGATTCGCAAGGGGATAAAAGCACGTCGGACGCGCAGCAAGAGTCGTGTGCGGGCGCTCAAGAAGATGCGTAATGAGCGGAGCTTGCGCAGAAAGAAAATCGGGAATGCCCGGATGCAGCTGCAGGATGTCCAGCAATCCGGCAGGCTGGTTATCGAGGCAAAGGACATTTCATTTGCATATCTGGCCGAAAAGCCGATTATTTCGAAGTTTTCCGCGACTATCATGCGCGGCGACAAGATCGGCGTCGTCGGGCCTAACAGCTCGGGAAAAACGACGCTGCTGCGGGTGCTGCTTAAGGAACTTTCGGTGCAGCAGGGCACAGTACGCCATGGCACGAACCTGGAAATCGCGTATTTCGACCAGCTGCACGCGCAGCTTGAGTATGAAAAATCCGTGTATGAAAATATCGCCGATGGCAATGAAAGAGTGGTGGTTAACGGAAGACCCCGGCACGTCATCGGCTATCTTCAGGACTTTTTGTTTACGCCTGACCAGTCGCGAAGCCCGTTGTCGAATCTTTCCGGCGGAGAGCGGAATAGGCTGTTGCTGGCGAAACTTTTTACCAGGCCTGCGAATGTGCTCGTGCTGGATGAGCCGACAAACGACCTTGATATCGAAACGCTGGATTTGCTCGAAGAACTTTTGCTCGAATATCCAGGCACGGTCCTGATGGTAAGTCACGACCGCCAATTTCTAAATAACGTAGTCACCAGTATCATGGCGATGGAAGGTAATGGCGTTATAAACGAATACGTGGGTGGCTACGATGACTGGCTGCGGCAGAAAAAGGCACTGCCCAAACCGGAGCCGCAACAGTCACCGGCGAAAGGGGTAAAAGCAGTGCCGCCAAAAGAGCAGGTGCGAAAATTGACCTTCAAGGAAAAGAAGGAACTCAAAGGGTTGCCCGCTCTTATCGAAAAATTGGAAAGCGAGCAGCGGCAGTTGTACGAGGTGATGGCTGATCCGGCATTTTATAAAAAGGGTTCAGAAGTTGTCGCAGCTAGTACCAGGGCTGGGGAATTGAAGAAGCAGCTCGATGAAGTTTACGCCAGGTGGCAGGAGCTGGAGGCTCTGCAATAG
- a CDS encoding tetratricopeptide repeat protein, translating to MSNNMDVRFMIKSCLATMRILCVCIVGLLAFGGCGGQEQRSVDLYVDAVMLKELNENEKAVEKLNSAVELNKKFSLAYSMLGDIYQETEDYERSIASYEKAIELNPWSFKDYFNLGQVYQTMGKSYQAVSAYSKACEIKPDHLEAHVNAAKSYYEIRDYDNALTYGQRAEKIDPNVVEIQKMLSGIYESQVDYERAIACYKRILQIEGGNPEIMTSLAVAYLKTRRIDIGKDLLTSVIQIQPDNTTAYKYLGFCYLDLKDADKSIESYSKAIEMNDKDWESYRGLGVAYMLKGKNTDGTVDNILKTKAIQQWRLSLEIRPDQPNSKKLLKLIDYYSKK from the coding sequence ATGTCTAATAATATGGATGTCCGCTTTATGATCAAGTCTTGTTTAGCGACTATGAGAATTCTCTGTGTATGTATAGTGGGTCTGTTGGCTTTTGGCGGTTGTGGGGGGCAGGAGCAGCGGTCGGTTGATTTATATGTCGATGCCGTAATGCTCAAAGAGCTTAACGAGAATGAAAAGGCTGTTGAAAAGCTCAACTCGGCGGTAGAACTAAACAAGAAATTTTCGCTGGCTTATTCCATGCTCGGCGATATTTACCAGGAGACGGAAGATTATGAAAGAAGCATTGCCTCTTACGAAAAAGCGATAGAGTTGAATCCCTGGTCATTCAAGGACTATTTCAATCTTGGGCAGGTTTACCAGACGATGGGAAAATCTTACCAGGCCGTTAGTGCATACTCTAAAGCTTGTGAGATTAAACCTGACCATCTGGAGGCGCATGTCAATGCCGCCAAATCTTACTATGAAATCAGAGACTACGACAATGCTTTGACTTACGGCCAGCGCGCCGAAAAAATTGACCCTAATGTAGTCGAAATTCAAAAGATGCTCAGCGGTATTTACGAATCGCAGGTAGATTATGAACGGGCCATTGCTTGCTATAAACGCATTCTGCAAATAGAGGGTGGCAACCCCGAGATTATGACTTCGTTGGCGGTCGCGTACCTGAAAACCAGGCGCATCGACATTGGGAAAGATTTGTTAACATCGGTGATACAAATCCAGCCTGATAACACCACCGCCTATAAATATCTTGGATTTTGTTACCTGGACCTTAAAGATGCGGACAAATCGATAGAAAGCTACAGCAAAGCGATTGAGATGAACGATAAGGATTGGGAGTCGTATCGGGGACTCGGAGTTGCTTACATGTTAAAAGGGAAAAATACAGATGGAACTGTAGATAATATACTGAAGACAAAAGCCATCCAGCAGTGGCGATTGTCTTTGGAAATTAGGCCCGACCAGCCGAATAGCAAAAAATTGCTTAAATTGATAGATTATTATTCGAAAAAATAA
- the gpmI gene encoding 2,3-bisphosphoglycerate-independent phosphoglycerate mutase, producing the protein MKNKPFMLIIRDGWGYNPNSAEDAYNAIKCANTPVDDMLMAEYPNCIVHTSGEDVGLPDGTMGNSEVGHQNLGAGRIVPQESVRISRTIRDGSFFENQEFQNLIKFIKDNNGKMHVMGLCSNIGVHSLLDHLYGLLELAKRNDIKDVFIHAFTDGRDSPPDSGAGYIAEIEQQAQKIGTGKIATVMGRFYAMDRDSRWERVQKAYDCMRIGKGLKATSAAEAVAKSYEKKVTDEFIEPTCIVNEDNEPIATVKDGDGVIFFNFRGDRPREITRAFVEPNFKEFPRTTKPNIYFVCMTEYDATIPAPVAFPKPPKMKNILGAYWSSLGLKQFRCAETEKYAHVTFFFNDYAKNPFKGEDRQIVPSPRVRTYDLKPEMSAFEVADVILNRLDSNKYDVMVINFANPDMVGHTGVLEAAVKAAEAVDQCVGKILDKVKSMGGAAIITADHGNFEKMWDFDTNQPFTSHTTGNVPLIVFDERYKGRKLRQDGRLADVGPTLLKMMELPIPEEMTGKSLIE; encoded by the coding sequence TTGAAAAACAAACCATTCATGCTGATTATCCGCGACGGCTGGGGCTATAACCCAAACAGCGCCGAAGACGCTTATAACGCTATTAAGTGCGCTAATACCCCCGTTGACGATATGCTGATGGCCGAATACCCCAATTGCATCGTTCATACCAGCGGTGAAGACGTAGGCCTGCCGGACGGAACTATGGGCAATAGCGAGGTAGGGCATCAAAATCTCGGAGCAGGAAGAATAGTCCCGCAGGAATCAGTAAGAATAAGCAGAACCATTCGCGACGGGTCCTTCTTTGAAAATCAAGAATTTCAGAATTTAATCAAGTTTATAAAAGATAATAACGGCAAGATGCACGTTATGGGACTTTGCAGTAACATTGGCGTGCACTCGCTGTTGGACCACCTATACGGCCTGCTCGAACTGGCAAAAAGAAATGACATAAAAGATGTCTTTATCCACGCATTTACCGATGGGCGGGATTCACCGCCGGACAGCGGCGCAGGTTATATAGCTGAGATTGAACAACAAGCCCAGAAAATAGGCACAGGCAAAATTGCGACCGTTATGGGAAGGTTCTATGCGATGGACCGCGACAGCAGATGGGAGCGGGTGCAAAAGGCATACGATTGTATGAGGATAGGCAAAGGCCTTAAAGCCACCAGCGCAGCAGAAGCCGTGGCCAAAAGCTACGAAAAGAAAGTAACAGATGAATTTATTGAGCCGACCTGTATCGTGAACGAAGACAATGAGCCGATAGCAACTGTCAAGGATGGTGACGGCGTAATATTTTTCAATTTCCGCGGTGACAGACCTCGTGAAATTACACGGGCGTTTGTTGAGCCGAACTTCAAAGAGTTTCCGAGAACCACTAAACCCAATATATATTTCGTATGTATGACTGAATACGATGCGACAATACCCGCACCAGTGGCATTTCCGAAACCGCCGAAAATGAAAAATATCCTGGGGGCATACTGGAGTTCTCTGGGTCTGAAGCAGTTTCGCTGTGCCGAAACAGAAAAATACGCCCACGTTACCTTCTTCTTCAACGACTACGCCAAAAATCCTTTTAAGGGTGAAGACAGGCAAATCGTGCCTTCACCGCGTGTGCGAACTTATGACCTGAAGCCTGAGATGTCGGCTTTCGAGGTCGCCGATGTTATACTAAACAGACTGGATTCGAATAAATACGATGTAATGGTGATAAATTTTGCCAATCCGGATATGGTCGGCCATACCGGCGTGTTGGAAGCAGCAGTCAAAGCTGCTGAGGCAGTGGACCAATGCGTCGGCAAAATATTGGACAAAGTCAAGAGTATGGGCGGCGCAGCAATAATTACCGCCGACCACGGCAACTTTGAAAAAATGTGGGATTTTGACACTAATCAGCCTTTCACCAGCCACACCACCGGCAACGTGCCGCTGATTGTGTTCGATGAACGCTATAAGGGGAGAAAATTACGCCAAGACGGCAGGTTGGCCGACGTCGGGCCGACACTGCTGAAAATGATGGAATTACCTATACCCGAAGAAATGACCGGCAAAAGCCTGATAGAATAA
- a CDS encoding cobalamin-binding protein has translation MKKRLAILAVSFVFLMLNTQFLVLEQVSGNEHRSPSIQRIVSLSPNLTEIVFSLGLGDRVVGVSSDSDWPAEANSKPKVGTFWQPNIEVIIAAKPDLVICETFLQQNEAAQALKRVGLNVLALRIESIDELFSAIRSIGQDAGCPEKAEQLADSLKKQLDQIREESSSLQKVKVLWVIQTEPVRVAGVNTFVNEIIELAGGRNTIAPTGDQYPSISTEELIGCNAEVIIQSAMGTEDLAKQQKSAEKSWNRFANLPAVKNKRIYVINPDTVLRLGPRVGDGVQTVAQCLRQKGNQ, from the coding sequence ATGAAAAAACGACTGGCAATCTTAGCTGTATCCTTTGTGTTTTTGATGCTCAATACTCAATTCTTGGTACTCGAACAAGTATCCGGCAACGAGCATCGATCGCCGAGCATCCAAAGAATTGTGTCGCTTTCACCAAATCTGACGGAAATTGTTTTCTCGCTTGGCCTGGGCGACAGGGTAGTCGGCGTTTCAAGCGACAGTGACTGGCCGGCGGAGGCAAATTCAAAACCAAAGGTGGGGACATTCTGGCAGCCGAACATCGAGGTAATTATCGCCGCCAAACCAGATTTGGTTATCTGCGAGACATTCCTTCAGCAAAATGAAGCCGCCCAGGCCCTCAAAAGGGTAGGATTAAACGTTCTCGCATTACGGATAGAATCAATCGACGAGCTTTTCTCCGCGATTCGCTCGATTGGTCAGGACGCCGGCTGTCCTGAAAAGGCCGAGCAGCTTGCCGATAGTCTAAAGAAACAGCTCGACCAAATCCGGGAAGAATCCTCTTCGCTCCAAAAGGTTAAGGTTTTATGGGTTATACAGACCGAGCCGGTGCGGGTAGCGGGCGTGAACACCTTCGTAAACGAAATAATCGAGCTGGCAGGAGGCCGAAACACCATAGCGCCGACCGGCGACCAGTATCCTTCGATATCAACAGAGGAACTCATCGGCTGTAACGCGGAAGTGATAATTCAATCGGCGATGGGGACAGAGGATTTGGCAAAACAGCAGAAATCAGCGGAGAAATCCTGGAACAGGTTTGCCAATCTGCCCGCGGTAAAGAATAAAAGAATTTACGTTATCAACCCCGATACGGTGCTCCGTCTGGGCCCCCGCGTCGGGGATGGTGTGCAGACCGTAGCACAATGCCTGAGACAAAAAGGAAACCAATGA
- the lspA gene encoding signal peptidase II has protein sequence MKREENNTPLSSNQTFLKRLLSVLPDLRAHLIFWPLVVIGIALDLWSKSAVFDWLVGEHNGSFSIIDGFLRLVMAVNDGAAFGLFAGHIGWLTVVSCVALVAIFAVFLFGGARQRLVNVALGLFAAGVCGNLYDRIFNDGLVRDFIDVYYRQHHWPAFNIADSMLCIAVGLGIISCFQTPKHSS, from the coding sequence TTGAAGAGGGAAGAAAATAACACTCCGTTGAGTTCAAATCAGACTTTTTTGAAGCGTCTGCTTTCGGTATTGCCGGACTTGCGGGCACATCTTATTTTCTGGCCTTTAGTGGTCATCGGTATAGCGTTGGATTTGTGGAGTAAGAGTGCCGTATTTGACTGGCTGGTGGGGGAGCATAACGGCAGCTTTTCGATTATAGACGGTTTCCTGCGATTGGTAATGGCAGTCAATGACGGCGCAGCTTTTGGGCTATTCGCCGGGCATATTGGCTGGCTCACAGTAGTTTCGTGCGTTGCGCTGGTAGCGATTTTTGCGGTTTTCCTCTTCGGCGGGGCCAGGCAGAGATTGGTTAACGTTGCTCTCGGACTCTTTGCCGCCGGTGTTTGCGGCAATCTTTATGACAGAATATTTAATGATGGCCTCGTGCGTGACTTTATCGATGTTTATTACCGTCAGCATCATTGGCCGGCGTTCAACATCGCAGACAGCATGCTTTGCATCGCTGTTGGATTGGGGATTATTTCCTGCTTTCAGACTCCCAAACACTCTTCATAG